One Verrucomicrobiia bacterium genomic region harbors:
- a CDS encoding sialidase family protein has translation MIGLLQRFSEPPVLRCEEKKAKNSVDNPLLCLILQAGQNREVVMNTLSISAGLFLFAFTSLAFSQPANIYYFSGDVDLGVDFTLFQSSGQHYIGAKGDTVYVVTSNGWTWCSKSTDGGRTFGWPPVRVNSTAEAYNPSMRVDTAGVVYVAYQDEYADIRFTKSTDGGVSFTPGIKVNDDTIPETGQEMPVININNKGQIFVAWQDQRNIPRPGRTVFTATSFDGGLSFTPNVQVSEPGTTAGGPDIAADDSGKVYAIYVGTTSGQRGIVFARSNDSGQSYSHYTLANDPPWSGGSPSLAIFPPHIGVVWPASRVVGDSLEITIRFSTSGDYGQTFFPSVRVDDDTTADFKLSVLQASLFIHRDTFFVSWTEERLGRFRDVLFSYSADTGRTFAPSKQANSDTLTVAGSPSLALNEGGKAFVVWLDPRRDPLFGENWHPFVSVGYPFHLKGDLNLDWLLSATDVVTLINAVFLNLPFPAPFENADANCDGILRPADVVLELLAVFLYEPFPC, from the coding sequence ATGATTGGACTGTTGCAGCGTTTTTCCGAACCCCCGGTGCTTCGTTGTGAAGAGAAAAAAGCCAAAAATTCGGTTGACAATCCCCTGTTGTGCCTCATCTTACAGGCAGGACAAAACAGGGAGGTTGTTATGAATACATTGTCGATCTCTGCCGGGCTCTTCCTCTTCGCTTTTACATCCTTAGCTTTTTCTCAACCCGCCAATATCTATTATTTCTCCGGCGATGTGGACTTGGGGGTGGATTTTACCCTGTTTCAAAGTTCTGGCCAGCATTATATCGGGGCAAAGGGGGACACGGTTTACGTGGTAACTTCCAATGGCTGGACGTGGTGTTCAAAATCCACGGATGGGGGCCGAACCTTTGGCTGGCCACCGGTGCGGGTGAATTCCACTGCGGAGGCCTACAACCCCTCAATGCGGGTGGACACGGCGGGGGTTGTCTATGTGGCCTATCAGGATGAGTATGCGGACATCCGCTTTACCAAGTCGACCGACGGGGGGGTGAGTTTTACTCCGGGCATTAAAGTGAACGATGACACCATTCCCGAAACTGGCCAAGAAATGCCAGTTATTAATATAAACAATAAGGGACAGATATTTGTCGCATGGCAGGACCAGCGGAATATTCCTCGACCTGGGAGGACAGTTTTTACTGCAACAAGCTTTGATGGAGGACTAAGCTTCACGCCCAACGTTCAAGTGAGCGAGCCTGGTACAACCGCCGGCGGACCGGATATTGCCGCTGACGATAGCGGTAAAGTCTACGCCATCTATGTAGGAACTACCAGCGGGCAGCGAGGAATAGTCTTTGCTCGAAGTAACGATTCAGGGCAAAGTTATAGCCATTATACGCTAGCAAATGACCCGCCATGGTCAGGCGGTTCTCCCAGTTTGGCCATATTTCCTCCCCACATAGGCGTTGTTTGGCCGGCGAGTCGTGTGGTGGGTGACAGTCTCGAAATTACGATTCGTTTTTCTACGAGTGGCGATTACGGTCAAACTTTCTTCCCCAGCGTGCGGGTGGATGACGATACCACCGCTGATTTTAAGTTGTCGGTACTGCAAGCATCCCTCTTTATTCATAGGGATACTTTTTTTGTCAGTTGGACTGAAGAGCGTTTGGGCCGATTTCGTGACGTACTTTTTAGCTACAGCGCCGATACCGGGCGAACTTTCGCTCCCAGCAAGCAGGCCAATTCGGACACACTAACCGTTGCTGGTTCCCCGTCGCTGGCTTTAAACGAGGGAGGTAAGGCCTTTGTGGTGTGGCTTGACCCTCGGCGCGACCCCTTGTTCGGAGAGAATTGGCACCCTTTTGTGTCTGTCGGGTACCCGTTCCATTTGAAAGGGGACTTAAACTTGGACTGGCTGCTTTCGGCTACGGACGTTGTTACCCTAATAAACGCCGTTTTTCTGAACTTACCCTTTCCGGCTCCCTTTGAGAATGCGGACGCTAATTGCGACGGAATACTACGGCCCGCCGATGTGGTCTTGGAATTGCTGGCAGTATTTTTGTATGAACCTTTCCCTTGTTAA
- a CDS encoding S8 family serine peptidase — MKVIGIIFGALVLAIGLFAPGKSLEQIPGRLYVIFKPDRATPYRQPSGFISSGISRIDSINLANGMRSFTSMASGCAPCSSLVRNDYLVVFPDTANISAIASAYLADTNVRWASPRYYTDFSFTPNDSFFAKPSPSATFSSYQWPLDSTHLQMEKAWDITKGDTSVVIAILDSWHAWRHPDLETTAWINSGEDRNGNGRFDAVAYPTGDLDNVDNDTDGYIDNVLGYHFDYYSDETGEWIAGNPNPEPMLNSIWDTINFWGGSPPPNYFLFNHGSRTWGNVAAKANNNRGVAGSAFNCRAMPVGFDREVWPVVSPLCFTLQMKLKHGVPHVVNMSFATDATPTDSVILDSLYRLGVVLVAAAGNGLPVTDTAKYPARHPKVLSVAATDSNDYRADFSNVNSTVDLSAPGFNYMVFHGFDADSNKSVGYRYASVDSISSYTPYVMSGTSFSSPQTAGVAVLLRSLFPSWGPDQIIAKLRSSTDTIRCCRAGSNPQQESTFITSGKLGTGRLNAFKAVTFYDTIPKAQTDTTLSGTIYVSGDLLIPAGKTVTLNPGTVLKFYPGDIFNKGSAAKRGEIIVKGTLVAIGNQNDSIKFISYRATPQDTDWYAVRVDSGGSFNAVYCQFKNAYAGIDYKNSASDSVKYCLFEKNYMYGIISKNPKLKILNSSFIDQRNYAVYLDQADDTVSGCYFKNNQYGINAYKSYGKVSNNTIIAKDYTGTFGFRAEGYQAGETRILDFTNNLDSGQFFDAAVVANNRVKVQCSRIRIVRQAIFPVPDPPPSNIGILNEAEHPVTVRTTVMRVGGYTSNAAPNVQVDGGTPIDLGQTGADAGNNSIVPGTGGKAVLNNTGNMVLAQNNWWGTASPPPSYFSGSVTHSPDLGSEPTPCSPVPRITPGGETGNLPLAFSLGQNYPNPFNPTTTISFSLPLAEKVVLTIYNILGQKVRTLADGEKPAGTHRLIWDGKDGSGRVVSSGLYLYKLETVSFREVKRMIFLK, encoded by the coding sequence ATGAAAGTGATAGGAATTATATTCGGAGCGCTGGTCCTGGCAATTGGCCTCTTTGCTCCGGGAAAGAGTCTGGAGCAAATTCCCGGTCGCCTCTATGTAATTTTCAAACCGGATAGGGCCACTCCCTATCGGCAGCCCAGCGGTTTCATTTCCAGCGGGATTTCCCGCATCGACTCAATCAACTTGGCCAATGGAATGCGGTCGTTCACGAGCATGGCGTCGGGCTGCGCACCTTGTTCTTCGCTTGTTCGAAACGACTACCTCGTGGTTTTTCCGGACACCGCCAACATTTCGGCCATAGCCAGCGCGTACTTGGCGGATACGAACGTCCGCTGGGCCAGCCCACGGTATTACACCGATTTTTCTTTTACTCCCAACGATTCGTTTTTCGCCAAGCCCTCTCCCTCCGCAACTTTTTCCAGCTACCAGTGGCCGCTGGATTCCACGCACTTGCAAATGGAAAAGGCCTGGGACATTACCAAAGGGGATACAAGCGTGGTTATCGCGATCTTGGACAGTTGGCATGCTTGGCGGCACCCGGATTTGGAGACGACCGCTTGGATAAACTCCGGCGAAGACAGGAACGGAAATGGCCGTTTCGACGCCGTTGCCTATCCAACCGGCGACTTGGACAACGTGGACAATGACACCGACGGCTATATTGACAACGTGCTTGGTTATCACTTTGATTATTACAGCGATGAGACGGGGGAGTGGATTGCGGGCAATCCCAATCCGGAACCGATGTTGAATTCCATCTGGGATACTATTAATTTTTGGGGTGGTAGCCCCCCTCCAAATTATTTCCTTTTTAACCATGGTTCCCGGACTTGGGGTAATGTCGCCGCAAAAGCCAACAACAATCGGGGAGTGGCCGGGTCCGCCTTCAACTGCCGCGCCATGCCAGTCGGATTCGACCGTGAGGTTTGGCCGGTCGTATCTCCTCTTTGTTTCACACTTCAGATGAAGCTTAAGCACGGAGTACCCCACGTCGTGAATATGAGTTTCGCCACGGACGCCACACCAACGGACAGCGTCATTCTGGACTCTCTTTATCGACTGGGAGTCGTCTTGGTAGCGGCCGCAGGTAATGGCTTACCAGTCACAGATACCGCAAAGTATCCAGCCCGTCATCCTAAAGTGCTCTCCGTAGCAGCCACAGACAGCAACGACTACCGGGCAGATTTCTCGAACGTCAATTCCACCGTTGACCTCTCAGCTCCCGGATTCAATTATATGGTCTTCCACGGCTTTGATGCGGATAGCAACAAATCGGTGGGGTATCGATACGCCTCTGTAGATAGTATCAGCTCGTATACTCCGTATGTTATGTCGGGTACCTCCTTTTCTTCACCGCAAACTGCGGGAGTGGCTGTCTTGTTGCGCTCACTTTTCCCCTCTTGGGGACCAGACCAGATTATAGCCAAGTTGAGAAGCTCAACGGACACGATCCGATGTTGTCGGGCGGGCTCAAACCCACAACAGGAATCTACATTCATTACTTCTGGAAAACTTGGTACCGGGCGGCTGAATGCCTTTAAAGCGGTGACGTTTTACGACACCATCCCCAAAGCTCAAACGGATACAACTCTCTCTGGAACAATCTATGTTTCCGGTGACCTTCTAATTCCGGCAGGAAAGACGGTAACGTTGAATCCGGGGACGGTTTTGAAATTCTACCCGGGTGATATTTTTAACAAAGGTTCGGCTGCCAAACGGGGAGAAATAATCGTGAAGGGGACGTTGGTGGCGATCGGGAATCAAAACGATTCAATAAAATTCATCTCCTACCGTGCTACCCCGCAGGATACGGACTGGTACGCGGTGCGGGTTGACTCCGGCGGTTCTTTCAATGCGGTATACTGCCAGTTCAAGAACGCATATGCGGGAATCGATTATAAAAATTCGGCCTCCGATTCGGTAAAGTACTGTCTGTTCGAGAAAAACTATATGTACGGGATTATAAGTAAAAATCCCAAGCTGAAAATTCTCAACAGCAGCTTTATTGACCAGCGCAACTATGCCGTCTATTTGGATCAAGCCGATGACACAGTGAGCGGCTGTTATTTCAAGAATAATCAGTACGGCATCAATGCCTACAAATCCTACGGCAAGGTTTCCAACAACACCATCATCGCCAAGGATTACACCGGCACGTTCGGTTTTCGGGCCGAAGGGTACCAAGCCGGGGAGACCCGGATATTGGACTTTACCAACAATCTGGACAGCGGGCAATTCTTCGATGCGGCAGTAGTGGCCAACAATCGGGTGAAAGTGCAGTGCTCCCGCATACGCATCGTCCGGCAGGCGATTTTCCCGGTGCCCGACCCGCCGCCTTCAAATATTGGTATTCTCAATGAAGCTGAACACCCCGTTACCGTGCGAACCACCGTGATGCGGGTGGGGGGCTACACCAGCAATGCCGCCCCCAACGTGCAGGTGGACGGGGGAACGCCCATCGATTTGGGACAAACCGGCGCAGATGCCGGAAACAACTCCATAGTGCCGGGAACGGGAGGAAAAGCCGTTTTGAATAACACCGGCAATATGGTCTTGGCGCAAAATAACTGGTGGGGAACGGCCAGTCCCCCTCCTTCATATTTCTCCGGATCGGTCACTCATTCCCCCGACCTCGGTTCGGAACCGACCCCTTGTTCCCCCGTTCCACGGATTACGCCCGGCGGTGAAACCGGGAATTTGCCCTTGGCCTTTTCGCTGGGGCAAAATTATCCCAACCCATTCAATCCCACCACGACCATAAGTTTCTCGCTACCCTTGGCCGAAAAGGTAGTTCTGACGATTTACAACATCTTGGGACAAAAAGTCAGAACGCTCGCGGATGGTGAAAAACCGGCAGGCACGCATCGACTGATTTGGGACGGCAAGGATGGGAGCGGAAGGGTTGTTTCGAGTGGGCTTTACCTTTACAAGCTTGAGACGGTTAGTTTCAGAGAAGTAAAACGGATGATATTCCTGAAGTGA
- the dnaX gene encoding DNA polymerase III subunit gamma/tau, translated as MSYLVLARKYRPATFDEVAAQDLVVSTLKSAIEKGKVSHAYLFTGPRGSGKTTVARILAKALNCEKGPTAKPCNVCPRCKDITAGVSLDVIEIDGASHNSVDDVRELNENVRYATAGGHRIYIIDEVHMLSGAAFNALLKTLEEPPSHAAFVLATTEVSKIPATILSRCQRFDFRRIPPPALSTTLQNICNKEGIEIEPEALAILVRKADGSLRDGLSLLDQVWTLSGGKISKDSVEQALGLIGLEIFFDLTDAFAQKDAAKTLSVFDRVVEKGADIEDFLDQLLYHLRNLLIARLKSHSEELLGLSETERQEYSKRAGQLSEGDLLRMMKVVSDLKLNLSRLADPKILVEAELVKLAWLDSTVDLKEVLENLESGGSGSASLSHGSKAGSSTGISGSYSAAGVAPTGTPVRTSNFASSPSNAQRPQNLGDLPPAAVASVPPTVSIASGKEVDGAVWKQVLDRLRKENQNPVAVSLLEQCQPYFVKENELVLPFGRSYEGMAKLKFGGRGNGRTILDEVLAEIFGRKVALKLEFVANGPTAPPIAPVPASTRISVDDFLEKYPDWKEIREKLQLEAIERKPNPPSS; from the coding sequence ATGTCCTATTTGGTTTTAGCGCGGAAGTACCGGCCGGCGACCTTTGACGAGGTCGCGGCGCAGGATTTGGTCGTCTCCACCCTTAAATCTGCCATTGAAAAGGGGAAGGTCTCCCACGCCTATTTGTTCACCGGCCCGCGCGGCTCGGGAAAAACCACCGTCGCCCGCATCCTTGCCAAAGCGTTGAATTGCGAAAAAGGGCCGACTGCCAAACCCTGCAACGTTTGCCCCCGCTGCAAGGATATCACCGCCGGGGTCAGTTTGGATGTGATTGAAATCGACGGGGCCTCGCACAATTCGGTCGATGACGTCCGGGAACTGAACGAAAACGTCCGCTACGCCACGGCCGGCGGGCATCGCATCTACATCATCGATGAAGTGCACATGCTTTCCGGGGCGGCCTTCAACGCCCTTTTGAAAACGCTCGAAGAGCCGCCATCCCACGCCGCTTTCGTTCTGGCCACCACCGAGGTCTCAAAAATTCCCGCTACCATCCTTTCCCGCTGCCAGCGCTTCGATTTTCGCCGCATTCCGCCGCCGGCTTTGTCAACCACCCTGCAAAACATCTGCAACAAGGAGGGAATCGAAATCGAGCCGGAGGCCCTGGCCATCCTCGTGCGCAAGGCGGACGGGTCACTCCGGGATGGACTTTCACTTCTGGATCAAGTTTGGACGCTCTCCGGCGGAAAAATCTCCAAGGATTCGGTGGAACAGGCCCTCGGACTAATCGGGCTGGAGATATTTTTTGATTTGACGGATGCCTTTGCCCAAAAAGACGCCGCCAAAACACTCTCTGTTTTCGACCGTGTGGTTGAAAAGGGGGCGGATATCGAGGATTTTTTGGACCAACTGCTTTACCACTTACGCAATCTGTTGATTGCCCGGTTAAAGTCACATTCCGAGGAACTCTTGGGGCTTTCAGAAACGGAAAGACAGGAATACTCAAAGCGGGCCGGGCAGTTGTCGGAAGGGGATCTCCTGAGGATGATGAAGGTAGTTTCCGATTTGAAACTGAATTTGAGCCGGCTGGCCGACCCGAAAATTCTGGTTGAGGCCGAGCTGGTCAAGCTCGCCTGGCTTGATTCCACCGTCGATTTGAAAGAGGTTTTGGAAAATCTGGAAAGCGGGGGGAGCGGTTCGGCTTCGTTAAGCCACGGCTCAAAGGCCGGTTCTTCAACCGGCATTTCCGGCTCGTATTCCGCCGCCGGCGTTGCACCTACGGGGACACCCGTGCGCACCTCCAATTTTGCCTCCAGTCCATCGAACGCCCAAAGGCCGCAGAATCTTGGAGATCTCCCGCCCGCTGCAGTGGCTTCCGTTCCCCCAACGGTTTCGATTGCTTCCGGCAAGGAAGTAGATGGCGCCGTCTGGAAACAAGTTTTGGACCGGTTGCGCAAAGAAAACCAGAACCCGGTCGCCGTCTCGCTGCTGGAACAGTGTCAGCCTTACTTTGTAAAGGAGAACGAATTAGTATTGCCCTTCGGCCGCTCGTATGAAGGAATGGCCAAGCTGAAATTCGGCGGGCGGGGCAACGGACGGACAATTTTAGACGAAGTATTGGCGGAGATTTTCGGCCGCAAAGTAGCTCTGAAACTCGAATTCGTCGCCAACGGCCCTACTGCTCCTCCAATTGCCCCGGTTCCGGCCTCAACCCGCATTTCCGTTGATGACTTTCTTGAAAAATATCCGGATTGGAAGGAAATCCGGGAGAAATTACAATTGGAAGCCATCGAGCGAAAACCCAACCCCCCTTCAAGCTGA
- a CDS encoding YbaB/EbfC family nucleoid-associated protein translates to MKGFGDIFKQAQQFQEKLAKIQAELEQARVEGSSGGGMVRVIANGKQEIIELKIEKEVVNPEEVEMLQDLILAALAQAREKASTLQQEKMAALTGGLKIPGLSGLGM, encoded by the coding sequence ATGAAAGGTTTTGGGGACATTTTCAAGCAGGCCCAGCAGTTTCAGGAAAAACTGGCCAAAATTCAAGCCGAACTGGAGCAGGCCCGGGTGGAAGGCAGCTCCGGCGGGGGAATGGTTCGCGTCATCGCCAACGGCAAGCAGGAAATCATCGAGCTTAAAATCGAAAAAGAGGTGGTCAACCCCGAAGAGGTCGAGATGCTCCAGGACTTGATTCTGGCGGCCTTGGCTCAAGCCCGCGAGAAGGCCTCCACGCTTCAGCAGGAAAAGATGGCGGCCCTGACCGGCGGGCTCAAAATCCCCGGCCTGTCGGGGCTTGGAATGTAG
- a CDS encoding clostripain-related cysteine peptidase, which produces MKRFSLWFAVAFVLFSFQGGFSRPTKSQLDSLNQILAPSIPVKDTINYDSVDVSPYHGEPGYDATNYLVAQRFVPARSFTLKSIYFQVDNSLVNTDSSCYIRVFPNAGGYPDTLSLITQDTVPAPLPSVLWAHRFSDSTKQFAAGDTFWIVLGPVPGGPHPDSADIGDGWWMVHSTNNPQSHSYILNPTDTLWVGPMSINWVLRAGGEYRTVNVVVNEVMFNADTLSSDSSRNHEWVELYNKGSVQTTAGWRLMRDTSDNDPLVLETVTFPTNTYLVVHITRDTSFVDADFGDGRGDIYIKRSSKFFNNRKGLCLLSAPPDAPTADQVGWNFKNLSLDEDSANQDNPSELIRIQPQDGLGPLLTATAGISLGRDKVGCDSASCQTGKLVHFVGGPDAAGPTMGRSNDLPMTFNTSSILPSPSGLADWTLMLYMAADYGDVLTSPDKWYYDLLNQIERVMPVGADSANANVDSVNVVVLIDSRRTRLTGETVSQPNSQTFEGALRWDTSGVVRNLVLSPTSVNTGLDTTLSGFISRAKTNYPAARYALALKGDGAGWQGICGDATSGDRLEMGELKSGLQTGLGATKLDLLIFDAPLMSQLEVAAQIKDFAKVMVASPEMTGPADFNYARLVKSLKGGPDLPALVDTLDERTLDSLLRERVAEDPHAVWAAVKLDGLDTLLALVDTLAVNLKKGVEDRCAFGVSSDNYQLKIRSALRGFTTEHYGTQAQGMADFVDLRRLTLIVDQITDVPCQTGHDSCAARIASRLVKKGPVIVGLEGGGLSLSIPGRHRNNPAGLSIYFPSARQREIPLTGTGKLFRAYANRSDHPFDSTGLESEGGVSQSRRVYAPDLTACYPHAGVGCSTSDSNMARNYPYPPVADFNFVDSTHWDEFLFRYYKPVADVESTFYIKNINQPFFLKGTGTSDPDSDSLTYFWDLDTLRDSNWPCDSIYLEDVDKNCYDDSTDDGDIRGGQNINFVGFSIAGDHILWLNVWDDYHLYSANSRFQTDRIKDSVTVQIEFEGVKLAYEDDNLDETYRNIINALNPAPSIDNVDLRQVGARTGMAPNRLTEDYQGEPHVLWTTGAISSNTFPTACQTALNNAMANDSQGVWICGPLVGLDNTAKTYFGTTWGFAIDTTRDTTSYVVPYPGLEHFLSDLDTLLLVPGSSLERLNPLTCPSFPLLINSSGDIVAAARVLGGQRGIIFSTFGLEHVANFNRGKELLTQVLSWMSLPQTSDSCSICPAAKGDLNGDGNWSPADVTLMLNCVFLANGAGTVGGDCNLCYSDVNCSGGLSPIDVTLELFKVYSGLTDPPWCGP; this is translated from the coding sequence ATGAAGCGGTTTTCGCTTTGGTTTGCCGTTGCGTTCGTTCTGTTTTCCTTTCAAGGGGGATTTTCCAGACCAACTAAGTCGCAGCTCGATTCCCTAAATCAGATCTTGGCACCATCCATTCCGGTAAAGGACACTATAAACTACGACTCTGTGGACGTTTCACCTTATCATGGAGAGCCAGGTTATGATGCAACTAATTATTTGGTAGCCCAACGATTCGTTCCTGCACGCTCTTTTACTCTTAAGTCAATCTATTTTCAAGTGGATAATTCACTGGTCAACACTGATTCCTCCTGTTACATTCGGGTTTTTCCCAACGCGGGAGGTTATCCTGATACTCTTTCTCTCATTACCCAAGATACGGTACCCGCCCCTCTTCCAAGTGTACTCTGGGCACATCGTTTTTCAGACAGCACCAAACAATTTGCTGCAGGCGATACGTTCTGGATTGTGCTTGGTCCGGTTCCCGGAGGACCCCACCCAGATAGTGCAGATATTGGCGATGGTTGGTGGATGGTTCACTCGACGAACAACCCTCAATCACACAGTTACATTTTGAACCCTACGGATACGCTTTGGGTGGGTCCGATGAGCATTAATTGGGTCTTGCGGGCAGGCGGGGAGTATAGGACTGTCAACGTGGTTGTTAACGAAGTAATGTTCAATGCTGATACCTTATCCAGTGATTCCTCACGAAACCATGAGTGGGTAGAACTTTACAATAAAGGGAGTGTGCAAACCACCGCCGGGTGGAGATTGATGAGGGACACATCGGACAATGATCCGCTTGTATTGGAAACCGTTACATTTCCAACAAATACTTATCTTGTTGTACATATCACTCGTGACACAAGCTTCGTTGACGCCGATTTTGGCGACGGACGAGGCGATATTTATATTAAAAGAAGTTCAAAATTTTTTAACAATCGAAAAGGGCTGTGCCTTCTTTCAGCACCTCCAGATGCGCCTACTGCAGACCAAGTAGGCTGGAATTTTAAGAACTTAAGCTTGGATGAAGATAGCGCTAATCAGGATAATCCGAGTGAACTTATCCGGATTCAGCCGCAAGATGGGCTCGGCCCCCTTTTGACGGCCACGGCGGGTATTTCCCTGGGGCGGGATAAGGTCGGTTGTGACAGCGCTTCCTGTCAAACGGGTAAACTCGTTCATTTCGTCGGCGGGCCCGATGCAGCCGGTCCCACGATGGGAAGAAGCAATGATCTGCCTATGACCTTCAATACTTCAAGCATACTGCCTTCTCCTTCAGGCCTCGCCGACTGGACCTTGATGCTTTATATGGCCGCCGATTATGGGGACGTATTGACATCTCCCGATAAGTGGTATTACGACTTGTTGAACCAAATCGAGCGGGTAATGCCGGTGGGTGCGGATAGCGCAAATGCCAATGTGGACAGCGTGAACGTAGTAGTGCTCATTGATTCTCGCCGTACCCGTTTGACGGGAGAGACAGTATCACAACCGAACAGTCAAACGTTTGAGGGTGCCCTGCGGTGGGATACATCGGGAGTTGTTCGCAATCTCGTGCTTAGTCCGACCAGTGTGAACACAGGCTTAGACACAACCTTATCAGGTTTTATATCTCGGGCAAAGACCAATTATCCAGCCGCTCGCTATGCGTTGGCGTTGAAGGGAGACGGAGCGGGTTGGCAGGGAATCTGTGGCGATGCCACGAGCGGTGACCGGTTGGAAATGGGAGAATTAAAATCGGGTTTGCAGACGGGATTAGGTGCTACGAAATTGGATCTCCTGATATTTGACGCGCCCTTGATGAGTCAACTTGAAGTTGCCGCGCAGATAAAGGATTTTGCCAAAGTTATGGTCGCTTCGCCGGAAATGACTGGACCGGCCGATTTTAATTACGCACGGCTCGTAAAATCTCTCAAGGGCGGTCCGGATCTGCCCGCCTTGGTCGATACGCTCGATGAACGTACCTTGGATTCACTTTTAAGGGAACGTGTTGCGGAAGATCCGCATGCGGTTTGGGCGGCTGTCAAATTGGATGGCTTGGATACATTATTGGCATTGGTGGACACCTTGGCCGTCAACTTGAAAAAGGGGGTGGAAGACCGTTGCGCTTTTGGTGTATCAAGTGATAATTATCAGCTAAAAATTCGTTCGGCTCTGCGGGGATTTACGACTGAACATTACGGCACACAAGCCCAAGGAATGGCGGATTTTGTTGATTTGAGACGCTTGACGCTTATCGTAGATCAGATAACGGATGTACCCTGTCAAACGGGTCATGATAGCTGTGCTGCTAGAATTGCAAGCCGTTTGGTCAAAAAAGGCCCGGTGATTGTTGGGTTAGAGGGTGGTGGGTTAAGCCTTTCCATTCCCGGCAGACATCGCAACAATCCTGCCGGGCTTTCAATCTATTTTCCTTCAGCAAGGCAGCGGGAAATACCGCTCACGGGAACGGGGAAGCTTTTTAGAGCTTATGCTAACCGAAGCGATCATCCTTTCGACAGCACTGGACTCGAATCGGAAGGAGGAGTTTCTCAAAGCAGGCGGGTTTATGCTCCAGATTTGACAGCGTGCTATCCTCACGCAGGCGTAGGGTGTTCGACAAGTGATTCCAACATGGCTCGAAATTATCCTTATCCTCCAGTTGCCGATTTTAATTTTGTTGATAGTACCCACTGGGATGAATTTTTATTCCGCTATTACAAGCCTGTCGCTGACGTGGAAAGCACTTTTTATATCAAAAACATAAATCAACCCTTCTTTTTGAAGGGAACGGGAACTTCCGATCCGGACTCGGATTCACTCACATACTTTTGGGACCTTGATACCCTTCGAGATTCCAATTGGCCCTGCGACAGTATTTACCTGGAAGACGTGGACAAGAACTGCTATGACGACAGCACCGATGACGGGGATATACGGGGCGGCCAAAATATTAATTTTGTTGGTTTTTCAATCGCCGGCGACCACATCCTTTGGCTCAACGTGTGGGATGATTACCACTTGTACTCGGCCAATTCCCGCTTCCAAACCGACAGGATAAAGGACAGCGTGACCGTGCAGATTGAGTTTGAAGGCGTAAAACTAGCCTATGAGGACGATAACTTGGACGAAACCTATCGCAACATAATAAACGCGCTCAATCCGGCGCCTTCCATTGACAACGTGGACTTGAGACAAGTGGGTGCGCGGACGGGAATGGCTCCTAACCGGCTTACCGAGGATTATCAGGGTGAGCCGCACGTGCTATGGACAACCGGAGCAATATCCAGCAATACCTTCCCAACCGCCTGTCAGACGGCCTTGAACAACGCTATGGCCAATGACAGTCAGGGTGTCTGGATATGCGGGCCACTTGTGGGGTTGGATAACACGGCCAAAACGTACTTTGGAACGACATGGGGTTTTGCCATAGATACAACCCGTGACACGACGAGCTACGTAGTGCCGTATCCCGGCTTGGAACATTTCCTGAGTGACTTAGATACTTTGCTGCTGGTTCCTGGCTCCAGCTTGGAACGGCTGAATCCTTTGACCTGCCCCTCATTTCCACTTTTAATTAACAGTAGTGGCGATATAGTAGCAGCCGCTCGAGTTTTGGGAGGTCAGCGGGGCATCATATTCTCCACTTTTGGTTTGGAACACGTAGCGAATTTTAACAGAGGAAAAGAACTTCTGACCCAGGTTCTAAGCTGGATGTCTCTTCCGCAAACATCCGATAGCTGTTCGATATGCCCAGCTGCAAAAGGAGATTTGAATGGAGATGGTAACTGGTCTCCAGCCGATGTTACCTTGATGCTCAACTGCGTCTTTCTTGCAAATGGAGCGGGCACAGTGGGAGGAGATTGCAACCTTTGTTATTCTGACGTTAACTGTAGCGGAGGGCTGTCTCCTATTGACGTAACACTTGAACTTTTTAAGGTTTATAGTGGCCTGACTGATCCGCCTTGGTGTGGGCCGTAA